One window of Mediterraneibacter gnavus ATCC 29149 genomic DNA carries:
- a CDS encoding dihydrodipicolinate reductase has protein sequence MDRKIRIAQYGCGKMSHYLMRYVLEKGGELVAAFDMNPAMIGTDIGTHLGMEKLGITISDAKDASEILSKEKPDVCIIATRSTMAELKEAFSVCAQNGINAISTCEEALYPWNSSKEITEELDALAKANNCTLCGSGYPDMYWGSLITTLAGSMHRITKICGSSSYNVEDYGIALAEGHGAGLNIEDFERQIGAYNNLDYHQTLQAIDEGIVVPSYMWNQNGWLCSQLGLHITSQTQKCVPITHDGDLYSSTLNMTVKAGDATGMSAIVTTETEEGITLETQCLGYVYGPEDFDKNEWSFHGEPDTTVIVNRPATVELTCATLVNRIPMLIDAPAGYITTEKMPVNHYLTKSMHEYVTGK, from the coding sequence ATGGACAGAAAAATAAGAATCGCACAATACGGATGCGGAAAAATGAGTCACTATCTGATGCGATATGTTTTAGAAAAAGGCGGAGAACTGGTGGCTGCCTTTGACATGAATCCTGCAATGATCGGTACGGATATCGGCACTCATCTTGGAATGGAAAAACTTGGCATAACGATCAGCGATGCTAAAGATGCTTCTGAAATTTTAAGCAAAGAAAAACCAGATGTATGCATTATCGCAACCCGCTCCACTATGGCCGAATTAAAAGAAGCATTTTCTGTATGTGCACAAAACGGAATCAACGCGATTTCTACCTGCGAAGAGGCACTCTATCCGTGGAACTCTTCAAAAGAAATTACAGAAGAACTGGATGCACTTGCCAAAGCCAACAACTGTACATTGTGCGGAAGCGGATACCCGGATATGTACTGGGGTTCTCTGATCACAACTCTGGCAGGATCTATGCATCGCATTACAAAAATCTGCGGAAGCAGCAGCTATAATGTGGAAGACTATGGAATTGCTCTTGCAGAGGGCCATGGCGCCGGATTAAATATCGAAGATTTCGAACGCCAGATCGGAGCATATAATAATCTGGATTATCACCAGACCTTGCAGGCAATTGATGAGGGCATCGTCGTTCCATCTTATATGTGGAATCAGAACGGATGGCTCTGCAGCCAGCTCGGTCTTCACATTACTTCACAGACACAAAAATGTGTACCGATCACGCACGACGGAGATTTGTACTCCAGTACGCTGAATATGACGGTAAAAGCAGGGGATGCTACCGGAATGTCCGCCATCGTTACAACAGAAACAGAAGAAGGAATCACACTGGAAACACAATGTCTCGGTTATGTCTATGGTCCTGAGGATTTTGATAAAAATGAATGGAGCTTCCACGGTGAACCGGATACAACGGTGATCGTAAATCGCCCGGCAACGGTGGAATTAACCTGCGCCACACTGGTCAACCGCATTCCAATGTTGATCGATGCTCCTGCCGGATATATTACAACGGAAAAAATGCCGGTCAACCACTATCTCACAAAATCCATGCATGAATATGTAACCGGAAAATAA
- a CDS encoding aromatic acid exporter family protein has protein sequence MKIAAAASIGCLLAVLFQLQTPTSAGIIAILSLQNTLVSNTVLVLHLYAAQSVHPALLVNELLLLLTGTSCGILMNLYMPGNSAKIRRAQSELEQIFRNTFHRIARDIVMDKQLACTFFDLSDLDLILKKLEKEAHENQGNTLLSDEQYFVKYVEMRKNQKLVVEKLCQNIRLLHDVPIQAHAISHFIEDVSIKFHESNNTQELMQKLTEMQTSMQKEPLPVTRTEFENRAVLYRILYDLEELITIKKRFIETLTPDEIKRFWNTSQNCCQ, from the coding sequence TTGAAAATTGCTGCCGCCGCATCCATCGGATGTCTTCTTGCAGTACTATTCCAACTGCAGACACCAACTTCTGCCGGTATTATTGCCATCTTAAGCCTGCAGAATACACTGGTTTCCAACACCGTTTTGGTACTGCACCTGTATGCTGCCCAGTCCGTGCATCCCGCACTCCTGGTCAACGAACTGCTTTTGCTTCTGACCGGAACTTCCTGTGGGATTCTGATGAATCTCTACATGCCCGGAAATTCAGCAAAAATCCGACGGGCACAATCCGAGCTGGAACAGATATTCCGGAATACATTCCACCGGATCGCCCGTGATATTGTGATGGACAAACAACTTGCCTGCACCTTTTTTGATTTGTCCGATCTGGATTTGATTTTAAAGAAACTGGAAAAAGAGGCGCACGAAAATCAGGGAAATACATTACTGTCAGATGAACAGTATTTTGTGAAATATGTAGAAATGCGAAAAAACCAGAAGCTGGTAGTTGAAAAACTCTGTCAGAATATCCGACTTTTACATGATGTTCCGATTCAGGCGCATGCCATCTCTCATTTTATCGAAGATGTCAGTATAAAATTTCATGAATCCAATAATACACAGGAACTGATGCAGAAACTGACCGAAATGCAGACTTCCATGCAAAAAGAACCGCTTCCAGTGACAAGAACCGAGTTTGAAAACCGTGCAGTTCTCTATCGAATTCTCTACGATCTGGAAGAACTGATCACCATCAAAAAGCGATTCATCGAGACTTTAACTCCTGATGAGATCAAACGATTCTGGAATACCAGTCAAAACTGTTGTCAATAG
- a CDS encoding PTS sugar transporter subunit IIB: MIVCLRVDERLIHGQVAMTWTKELKLNGLVVASDEAASNELQKMTLKMAVPEGIKCIIKSVEDVTTILDDPRSESMRLMVLVPMVKDAVTLCKRYKNIEMVNIGNAGKTTSGEKKILSKEVMLTADELEALKELTELYPDTFFQGTPAMEKKMASAILKGC, encoded by the coding sequence ATGATTGTATGTTTGAGAGTAGATGAAAGATTAATTCACGGACAAGTAGCAATGACATGGACAAAGGAACTGAAACTGAATGGACTGGTAGTTGCAAGTGATGAGGCGGCATCAAATGAACTACAAAAAATGACATTAAAGATGGCAGTGCCGGAAGGAATCAAATGTATCATCAAGTCGGTAGAAGATGTGACAACGATTCTGGATGATCCACGTTCAGAGTCTATGCGTCTGATGGTACTTGTACCGATGGTAAAAGATGCAGTTACATTGTGTAAACGTTACAAAAATATTGAAATGGTAAATATCGGAAATGCCGGTAAAACGACATCCGGAGAAAAGAAAATCTTATCAAAAGAAGTTATGCTGACAGCAGACGAACTGGAAGCACTGAAAGAACTGACAGAGCTTTACCCGGACACATTTTTCCAGGGAACACCGGCAATGGAAAAGAAAATGGCATCTGCAATATTAAAGGGATGTTGA
- a CDS encoding pyridoxal phosphate-dependent decarboxylase family protein, with product MIGTEYILNSTQLEEAIKSFVHDFCAEKHEIHDQPVVVEAKEHQEDKIKQIKIPEKGRPVNEVVSEMMNEVYRYRGDANHPRFFSFVPGPASSVSWLGDIMTSAYNIHAGGSKLAPMVNCIEQEVLKWLAKQVGFTENPGGVFVSGGSMANITALTAARDNKLTDINLHLGTAYISDQTHSSVAKGLRIIGITDSRIRRIPTNSHFQMDTTKLEEAIETDKKSGYIPFVVIGTAGTTNTGSIDPLTEISALCKKHDMWFHIDGAYGASVLLSPKYKSLLTGTGLADSISWDAHKWLFQTYGCAMVLVKDIRNLFHSFHVNPEYLKDLENDIDNVNTWDIGMELTRPARGLKLWLTLQVLGSDLIGSAIEHGFQLAVWAEEALNPKKDWEIVSPAQMAMINFRYAPKDLTKEEQDILNEKISHRILESGYAAIFTTVLNGKTVLRICAIHPEATQEDMQHTIDLLDQYGREIYTEMKKA from the coding sequence ATGATCGGAACCGAATATATTTTAAACAGTACCCAGTTGGAAGAGGCCATCAAATCATTTGTGCATGATTTTTGTGCAGAAAAACACGAGATCCACGATCAGCCTGTTGTTGTTGAAGCAAAGGAACATCAGGAGGACAAAATCAAACAGATCAAAATCCCGGAAAAAGGACGCCCGGTAAACGAAGTTGTCTCTGAAATGATGAACGAAGTGTACCGCTACCGCGGAGATGCCAACCATCCACGTTTTTTCAGCTTCGTTCCGGGACCGGCTTCTTCGGTTTCCTGGCTGGGAGATATCATGACATCTGCTTACAACATTCATGCCGGCGGAAGCAAACTTGCCCCCATGGTCAACTGTATTGAACAGGAAGTGTTAAAATGGCTGGCAAAACAGGTCGGATTTACCGAGAATCCCGGAGGTGTCTTTGTAAGCGGAGGGTCTATGGCAAACATCACCGCTCTGACTGCCGCCCGGGACAATAAGCTAACAGATATCAATCTCCATCTGGGAACAGCTTATATTTCGGATCAGACACACAGCTCCGTCGCAAAAGGACTGCGCATCATCGGAATCACGGACAGCCGGATCCGCAGAATTCCGACAAACTCCCATTTCCAGATGGATACGACAAAACTGGAAGAAGCCATTGAAACAGACAAAAAATCCGGCTATATCCCGTTTGTTGTCATTGGTACCGCGGGAACCACGAACACCGGAAGTATAGATCCACTTACAGAGATTTCCGCACTTTGTAAAAAACATGATATGTGGTTTCACATTGACGGGGCTTACGGTGCTTCTGTACTGTTAAGCCCGAAATACAAGTCTCTGTTAACTGGAACCGGGCTTGCTGACAGTATCAGCTGGGATGCACACAAATGGCTCTTCCAGACGTACGGATGTGCTATGGTTCTTGTAAAAGATATCCGTAACCTGTTCCACAGCTTCCATGTAAATCCAGAGTATTTAAAAGATCTGGAAAATGACATCGACAATGTCAATACATGGGATATCGGAATGGAGCTGACCCGCCCTGCCCGCGGCTTAAAACTATGGCTGACTCTGCAGGTGCTCGGAAGTGATCTGATCGGATCTGCCATTGAGCATGGATTCCAGCTGGCAGTCTGGGCCGAAGAAGCTCTGAATCCAAAAAAAGACTGGGAGATCGTCTCCCCTGCACAGATGGCAATGATCAACTTCCGCTATGCCCCAAAAGATCTGACAAAGGAAGAACAGGACATTTTGAATGAAAAGATCTCCCATCGGATCCTCGAAAGCGGTTATGCAGCGATATTTACTACTGTTCTCAATGGAAAGACCGTACTTCGAATCTGCGCGATCCATCCGGAAGCAACACAGGAAGATATGCAGCATACGATCGATCTGTTGGATCAGTATGGTCGTGAAATTTATACGGAAATGAAAAAAGCTTAA
- a CDS encoding LysR family transcriptional regulator gives MEIRNILTFLKVAGTQNFSKAAEQLGYSQSAVTIQIQQLEKELGTQLFERIGKRVYLTEKGQEFIGYASEIMRVTNEALTFAGEEHTTRGTLKIGGVESTCTALLPELLLQYHRLYPEVEVIIKSGATENLMDLAKSDEIDLIFTLDKKIYSSQWMCAAERVEDTIFVTSDRVFAQKSNIHLIQHLAKAAFLLTETGAAYRYELEQMLAEKEIEIVPVLEIGNTETIINLLKRGMGISFLPEFTVKEEIEKGVLFEIRTDLPGVKMYHQLLYHKNKWMTPQMKAFLDLVLAQPGFREKAGCAST, from the coding sequence ATGGAAATCAGAAATATTTTGACGTTTCTAAAAGTGGCAGGCACCCAGAATTTTTCCAAAGCAGCAGAGCAGCTGGGGTACTCCCAGTCCGCAGTGACCATTCAGATACAGCAGTTGGAAAAAGAGCTGGGAACACAGCTGTTTGAGCGGATTGGAAAGCGTGTATATCTGACGGAAAAAGGGCAGGAGTTTATTGGCTATGCAAGTGAGATCATGCGTGTGACAAATGAAGCATTGACATTTGCCGGGGAAGAGCATACGACAAGAGGAACATTGAAGATCGGCGGCGTGGAATCTACCTGTACGGCACTGCTTCCGGAACTTTTGCTTCAATATCACAGACTGTATCCGGAAGTTGAAGTGATCATTAAGTCCGGAGCTACAGAAAATTTGATGGATCTGGCGAAAAGTGATGAGATTGATCTGATCTTCACGCTGGATAAGAAAATTTACAGTTCACAGTGGATGTGTGCGGCAGAAAGAGTAGAAGATACGATTTTTGTGACATCAGACAGGGTATTTGCACAAAAAAGTAATATTCATCTGATACAGCATCTTGCAAAAGCGGCATTTCTTCTCACGGAAACAGGAGCCGCCTATCGATATGAACTGGAGCAGATGCTGGCAGAAAAAGAGATTGAGATTGTACCGGTTTTGGAGATCGGCAATACAGAAACGATTATCAATCTGCTAAAGCGGGGGATGGGGATATCATTTTTGCCGGAATTTACTGTGAAAGAAGAAATAGAAAAAGGTGTCCTTTTCGAGATACGGACGGATTTGCCGGGAGTGAAGATGTACCATCAGCTTTTGTATCACAAGAACAAATGGATGACACCACAGATGAAAGCGTTTCTGGATCTTGTGCTTGCACAGCCCGGATTTCGTGAAAAAGCGGGCTGTGCAAGCACATAA
- a CDS encoding PTS mannose/fructose/sorbose/N-acetylgalactosamine transporter subunit IIC, whose product MMLDAFFVALAVFVGVAGHELFGMAMLSRPIVVAPLAGLLLGDVQTGLIVGASLESIFMGVVNIGISSTAEPALAAGLATAFAINLGGNVGTIIPIVFPLAVLGLQLMNFIFSFVIGPCAPKFEELAKEGKDKEITILHFGLWFVHYALYALIPFFAVLFGSDAVQRILEMIPDVIMNGLTVAGNMLPAVGMAMLLQMLWNNKIAIYFLLGFILVAYLDLPLIAIAVLGTIIAVVTAQRDMQLKNNQAAPAAAVEKMSEEEDFFA is encoded by the coding sequence ATGATGTTAGATGCATTTTTTGTAGCACTCGCTGTTTTTGTGGGAGTTGCAGGACATGAACTTTTTGGAATGGCAATGTTGAGCAGACCGATCGTAGTGGCACCGCTGGCAGGACTGCTTTTGGGAGATGTGCAGACAGGACTTATTGTAGGTGCATCATTGGAGTCGATTTTTATGGGAGTTGTAAACATCGGAATATCCAGTACAGCAGAACCGGCACTTGCAGCCGGACTTGCAACTGCTTTTGCAATTAATCTCGGAGGAAATGTCGGAACCATTATTCCAATCGTTTTCCCATTGGCAGTGCTTGGATTACAGTTAATGAACTTTATTTTCTCTTTTGTGATTGGTCCATGCGCACCGAAATTTGAAGAACTTGCAAAAGAAGGAAAAGATAAAGAAATTACAATACTTCATTTTGGTTTATGGTTCGTACATTATGCGTTATATGCATTGATTCCGTTTTTTGCAGTATTGTTTGGTTCGGATGCTGTTCAGCGTATTCTGGAAATGATACCGGATGTAATTATGAACGGTCTGACGGTAGCGGGAAATATGCTTCCTGCAGTTGGTATGGCAATGCTTCTGCAGATGCTCTGGAATAATAAGATTGCAATCTATTTCCTGCTGGGATTTATTCTCGTAGCATATTTGGATCTTCCACTGATCGCAATTGCAGTATTGGGAACAATTATTGCGGTTGTGACAGCACAGCGTGATATGCAGTTAAAGAACAATCAGGCGGCACCAGCGGCAGCGGTAGAAAAAATGAGTGAAGAGGAGGACTTTTTCGCATGA
- a CDS encoding PTS system mannose/fructose/sorbose family transporter subunit IID: protein MKLMNNVSKEEKKLIRKMFWRSGAMYASVNPVTMGGGGFCYSMIPFINHFYKDNEEKRREALARHVKYFSTTIPMASFVMGIAGSMEKENSEKTDFDAGSINSIKLSLMGPLAGIGDSLFWGVWRVVAAGLAIGLANAGNVLAPLIFLLAFNIPNYLCRYYGAFLGYSLGAKYIEKIYSNGMMEILTKAAGIVGLIMVGAMTSKTVLFTTILDFTMKGKSVMDVQSSLDSIFIGIVPLLLTFGCFKLLKKKVNIIVLIFGIVALGIILSVLGIC from the coding sequence ATGAAATTAATGAATAATGTCAGTAAGGAAGAGAAAAAATTAATCAGAAAAATGTTCTGGAGATCCGGAGCAATGTATGCATCAGTAAATCCGGTTACCATGGGAGGAGGCGGTTTCTGCTATTCCATGATTCCGTTTATCAATCATTTTTATAAAGATAACGAAGAAAAAAGAAGAGAAGCATTGGCACGTCATGTGAAATATTTCAGTACGACAATTCCGATGGCATCTTTTGTAATGGGAATTGCAGGCTCCATGGAAAAAGAGAACAGTGAAAAAACAGATTTTGACGCAGGATCCATTAACTCAATCAAGCTGAGTCTGATGGGACCGCTGGCCGGAATCGGCGATTCCTTATTCTGGGGCGTATGGCGTGTTGTTGCAGCCGGACTTGCAATCGGACTTGCCAATGCAGGAAACGTGCTTGCACCATTGATTTTCCTTCTTGCATTTAATATTCCGAACTACCTGTGCCGTTACTATGGAGCGTTTTTAGGATATTCTCTTGGCGCAAAATACATAGAAAAGATTTATTCTAACGGAATGATGGAGATTCTGACGAAGGCAGCGGGCATTGTCGGACTGATCATGGTCGGAGCGATGACGAGTAAAACGGTTCTGTTTACGACAATTCTTGATTTTACGATGAAAGGAAAATCCGTAATGGATGTACAGTCTTCTCTTGACAGTATTTTTATCGGAATTGTACCGCTTTTGCTTACATTTGGATGTTTTAAACTGTTAAAGAAGAAAGTAAATATCATTGTTTTGATCTTTGGAATTGTTGCATTGGGAATTATATTATCCGTTCTCGGAATCTGCTAA
- a CDS encoding U32 family peptidase codes for MKITAGLGSVDDYPMYVEAGADECFCGYVPFAWAEKYGVLNPLNRREVRAYNVQIGSYEELKILGNMRKYYQVPVAITFNSLSYTPEQYPVVGEIIGQCHQAGFDTIIVADPALLLYIRSQKIPCRIHLSGEFGEINSQMADFLEEMEICRVIFHRKNTVEDMKSCISNLKKNIEYEAFVLNELCHFSGGFCNSLHCDELGHLCRVPYRVGKLNKKCKGVLELSNQKADEVENEDLDVENYRTGAGGCGLCALYDLQKAGITYLKIVGRGNYTEFMQQDIIRLKKALMILETAETKREFRDRMKQELFPDGCSQNCYY; via the coding sequence ATGAAGATTACAGCAGGGCTTGGAAGTGTGGATGATTATCCAATGTATGTGGAGGCAGGGGCAGATGAATGTTTCTGCGGGTATGTTCCATTTGCGTGGGCAGAAAAATATGGAGTGCTAAATCCATTAAACAGACGAGAAGTGCGCGCTTATAATGTGCAGATCGGTTCTTATGAAGAGTTGAAGATTCTTGGAAATATGAGGAAATACTATCAGGTGCCGGTAGCCATCACGTTCAACTCATTATCTTATACACCCGAGCAGTATCCTGTTGTGGGGGAGATCATTGGACAATGCCATCAGGCAGGATTTGATACGATCATTGTGGCAGATCCGGCGCTGCTTTTGTATATCCGCAGTCAGAAGATCCCCTGTCGGATCCATTTGAGCGGAGAATTTGGAGAGATCAACAGCCAGATGGCAGATTTTCTGGAAGAAATGGAAATCTGCCGGGTGATCTTTCACCGCAAAAATACAGTAGAAGATATGAAATCCTGTATTTCCAATCTAAAAAAGAATATCGAGTACGAGGCGTTTGTCCTAAATGAACTGTGCCATTTCAGTGGAGGATTCTGCAATTCGCTGCACTGTGATGAACTGGGGCATCTCTGTCGGGTTCCATATCGCGTGGGGAAGTTGAACAAAAAGTGTAAGGGCGTTCTGGAACTGTCAAATCAAAAAGCAGATGAAGTGGAAAACGAGGATTTGGATGTGGAAAACTATCGTACAGGAGCAGGTGGATGTGGATTGTGTGCGCTGTACGACCTACAAAAAGCGGGAATTACATATTTGAAGATTGTGGGCAGAGGAAATTATACAGAATTCATGCAGCAGGATATCATCCGGTTGAAAAAAGCGCTTATGATTTTGGAAACAGCGGAAACGAAAAGAGAATTCCGGGATCGTATGAAACAGGAATTGTTCCCAGATGGGTGCAGTCAAAACTGCTACTATTGA
- a CDS encoding PTS sugar transporter subunit IIA has translation MKKLKKFLFATHGTLATGMKSTLELLIGNTADITCLTAYVNPEDNVDEQLKVYFSEVSDEDQVIVCTDLMGGSVNQKVVPYAQKENVFLIAGFNLPLILELAMNEDKVTKEELLDSIEESRKNMMLVQVEIPEGKKEDEEEFLA, from the coding sequence ATGAAGAAATTGAAAAAATTCTTATTTGCAACACATGGAACTTTAGCAACAGGGATGAAGAGTACATTAGAATTACTCATAGGAAATACTGCAGATATTACCTGTTTGACAGCCTATGTAAACCCAGAAGACAATGTGGATGAACAACTGAAAGTTTATTTTTCAGAAGTGAGTGATGAAGATCAAGTAATCGTATGTACAGATTTGATGGGGGGAAGTGTCAATCAGAAAGTTGTTCCATATGCACAGAAAGAAAATGTATTTCTGATAGCCGGATTCAACCTGCCATTGATACTGGAACTGGCAATGAACGAGGATAAGGTTACAAAGGAAGAACTGCTAGATTCTATTGAGGAGTCCAGAAAAAATATGATGCTCGTTCAGGTAGAAATACCAGAAGGAAAAAAAGAAGATGAGGAAGAATTCTTAGCATAA
- the asnB gene encoding asparagine synthase (glutamine-hydrolyzing), with amino-acid sequence MINVKEYSGHIRNWSALCERLGIDHSLSREDREAQILIKAYETWGNEMADHMHGMFAFALWDDEKQELFCLRDQFGTKPFYYYETADGELLYGTTIRQIMEQPGFVKELNEEMLQLYLSLTYVAGEMTFFKGVKKLLPGRYLIWKDGKLAITRYWKPEFHPDETKTLEDWADEIHNTLTEIMPEVKEESEYAESFLSGGVDSSYVLAMSDVQKTDSCGYEEERFDESGLARQTAELLGRESQRCVITPEEYFGIVPDVMYNMEQPLGDASAIVFALGCRETAKHTKICYSGEGADEFFGGYNMYRNAERYGENLKNFYVGNTNIMKEDEKQKILKHYDPDVLPIELVRSIYEEMEGLDPLSKMSNVDIQIWLEGDIYLNVDKMSRAAGLEVRMPLTDTRIFSIASRMPSRYKVNEEQNKVAFRTAAAKVLPEEIAFRKKLGFIVPIRIWMADERYNQDVRDKFHSEMAAKFFNLDEINAIFEDYIGGNSDNWRKVWTIYTFLVWYEEYFVKR; translated from the coding sequence ATGATAAACGTGAAAGAATACAGCGGACACATTCGAAACTGGTCAGCACTTTGCGAACGACTGGGGATCGATCATTCTTTATCCAGAGAGGACAGAGAAGCACAGATTCTCATCAAAGCATATGAGACATGGGGAAATGAAATGGCAGACCATATGCATGGGATGTTTGCCTTTGCCTTGTGGGATGATGAGAAACAGGAATTATTCTGTTTGAGAGATCAGTTCGGAACAAAGCCGTTTTATTATTATGAGACAGCAGATGGTGAATTATTATATGGGACAACCATCCGTCAGATCATGGAGCAGCCGGGGTTTGTAAAAGAATTAAACGAAGAGATGCTGCAGTTATATTTAAGCCTTACCTATGTTGCAGGAGAGATGACATTTTTTAAAGGTGTCAAAAAGCTTCTTCCGGGACGGTATCTGATCTGGAAAGACGGAAAACTTGCGATCACCCGTTACTGGAAGCCGGAATTCCACCCGGATGAGACTAAAACATTAGAAGACTGGGCTGATGAGATTCACAACACACTGACAGAGATTATGCCGGAAGTGAAAGAAGAGAGTGAGTATGCAGAATCGTTCTTGTCAGGCGGGGTAGATTCTTCGTATGTTCTGGCAATGTCAGATGTGCAGAAAACAGATTCTTGCGGATATGAAGAAGAGCGATTTGACGAATCCGGACTTGCAAGACAGACAGCAGAGCTTCTTGGAAGAGAGAGCCAGCGTTGTGTGATCACACCGGAGGAATATTTTGGTATTGTGCCGGATGTAATGTACAACATGGAACAGCCGCTTGGAGATGCCTCGGCAATTGTATTCGCACTTGGATGCAGAGAGACTGCAAAGCATACAAAGATCTGTTATTCCGGAGAAGGTGCGGATGAATTCTTCGGTGGATACAATATGTATCGAAATGCAGAACGCTACGGCGAGAATCTGAAGAATTTCTATGTCGGAAATACGAACATCATGAAAGAGGATGAAAAGCAGAAAATCTTGAAACATTATGATCCCGATGTGCTTCCAATCGAACTCGTAAGAAGTATTTATGAGGAGATGGAAGGATTGGATCCACTTAGTAAGATGTCCAATGTAGATATTCAGATCTGGCTGGAAGGAGATATTTATCTGAACGTGGATAAGATGAGCCGGGCAGCAGGACTGGAAGTTCGGATGCCTCTGACTGATACCAGAATTTTCAGCATTGCATCCAGAATGCCGTCCAGATATAAAGTCAACGAGGAGCAGAACAAAGTCGCATTCCGTACAGCGGCAGCAAAAGTGCTTCCGGAAGAAATTGCATTCCGCAAGAAACTTGGATTTATTGTGCCGATCCGTATCTGGATGGCGGATGAGCGATACAATCAGGATGTGCGTGACAAGTTCCACAGCGAGATGGCAGCCAAATTCTTCAATCTGGATGAGATCAATGCGATTTTTGAGGATTATATCGGAGGAAACTCGGATAACTGGAGAAAAGTGTGGACAATTTATACATTCCTTGTATGGTATGAGGAATACTTTGTGAAGAGATAA
- a CDS encoding YecA family protein: MKLQKQSEMQDFFDALGIDENIFEQMAETFTSNFMIEGKTTTDLNEMLSRAPESLLDVILETWEEEAPKLRAEKEKYVQELILTSFQNEFIYLDKFDMETMLRTMNGYPLSQMQMLALEENYCKKGWVFMFCDVDGVQFVVPDEIREFTIKNLETDKVQNILGLIAAVRLSMRACLNLFGIVERAKVEDIALNQMLEYPSLSEEERKELEWLPEKLKETVDILCERADGPFWCDEQWIISEQFENEKEYRKFLRQVSGQEYYIPNQKEIKLYAENLVDVKNPFYKKILADLTHLMKNKTRADNLMLELEYRVAEEDLNAAGIMNLLFERYVEFPNRTRGNHFVENCSEWVYSVRKWSNRGFTDRELGKEKIIPSEIGLPEISNQVTKKKIGRNDPCPCGSGKKYKHCCGK, from the coding sequence ATGAAATTACAGAAACAAAGTGAAATGCAGGACTTTTTTGACGCACTGGGAATTGATGAAAATATATTTGAGCAAATGGCAGAAACATTCACTTCGAATTTTATGATAGAGGGGAAAACGACAACGGATCTGAACGAGATGCTAAGCCGGGCGCCGGAATCTCTGCTGGATGTAATTCTGGAAACCTGGGAGGAGGAAGCTCCTAAATTGCGGGCAGAAAAAGAAAAGTATGTGCAGGAGTTGATTTTAACTTCGTTTCAGAATGAATTTATTTATCTGGATAAGTTTGACATGGAAACGATGCTGCGGACGATGAATGGTTATCCACTTTCTCAGATGCAGATGTTGGCTCTGGAAGAAAACTACTGCAAAAAAGGCTGGGTATTTATGTTCTGTGATGTGGATGGAGTGCAGTTTGTTGTTCCGGATGAGATCAGAGAGTTTACTATCAAAAATCTGGAGACGGATAAGGTGCAAAATATACTTGGTCTTATTGCCGCTGTCCGCCTTTCCATGCGAGCGTGTTTAAATTTGTTTGGGATTGTAGAAAGAGCAAAGGTGGAGGACATTGCACTAAACCAGATGCTTGAATATCCATCTTTATCAGAAGAAGAGAGAAAAGAGCTTGAGTGGCTTCCGGAGAAACTAAAGGAAACAGTCGATATACTGTGTGAACGTGCAGACGGTCCATTCTGGTGTGATGAACAGTGGATCATCAGTGAGCAGTTTGAAAATGAAAAAGAGTACAGGAAATTTTTACGACAGGTATCAGGTCAGGAATACTATATTCCGAATCAAAAAGAGATAAAATTATATGCAGAGAATCTGGTTGATGTAAAAAATCCATTTTATAAGAAAATTCTGGCAGATCTGACACATCTGATGAAAAACAAGACACGGGCAGACAATCTGATGTTGGAGTTGGAATATAGAGTAGCAGAGGAAGATTTGAATGCTGCAGGAATTATGAATCTCTTGTTTGAGCGATATGTTGAATTCCCAAATCGTACAAGGGGAAATCATTTTGTGGAAAACTGCAGTGAATGGGTGTATTCAGTCCGGAAATGGAGTAATCGCGGATTTACAGACCGGGAACTTGGCAAAGAAAAGATTATTCCAAGTGAAATAGGTCTGCCTGAAATATCAAATCAGGTCACGAAGAAAAAAATCGGGCGAAATGATCCATGTCCATGTGGAAGCGGGAAGAAGTATAAGCATTGCTGTGGAAAATAA